In Marinobacterium sp. LSUCC0821, the DNA window ACGGCCAGAAACAGCTAGCTGTACACGACCAGCAGTAGCAGTAGCGCCGTCAGTATCAGTTACCTGGTAACGAGCAGAACCGCCGATAGTTAGGTCAGCCATTGCTGGTGCAGAGATCGCAGTAGCGATCGCGATTGCAAGAATCTTTTTCATTTGGAAATCTCCAGAATTTTTAATTTAAGCCTCAAATATCCGGCCAAATCTTCGTCAATGTACGGATACACCAAACCCGTTTGGCTTTGGACAGAATGCACTTTAGCGCCCGATATTACTGAGGTCAACTTAGGTTTTACAAAAAGTTCCCACAATTCCAACTTTTTCTTGTTAATTTTCTGTTAAGAAAACGCATAAACTATAAAAATCATTTAAAAACATACACTTATATTAATTGTTCAGCTTTAGTTAATTTTGATATTTTTTTGTTATATAGAACCTATTATTTTGGAATATAATCTATTTTCAAAGAATTAGCAGAATTTACCTGGGGTCAGAGTCATTCATGCGAATGACTCTGACCCCGACATAAAACCACTCCCAAATCCAACACCGATGTAGTAAACTTACAGAAATTATTAAAAATCGATCTATTAATCGATATATGTAAGTTAAATTACGTAAAAAGAGACGTTCGAGGACGATATGAACCTACTTAGCTCTTCAGTAACATGGAAAAAGTTACAACAATTAGCAAACGAGACTACTAACGATCGTATTGCTGACTATTTCTCAGCCGATAAGAAGCGCTTCGATAAGATGAGCATTCGCTTAGGTGAGCTTTTCCTCGACTACTCTAAAAACAAGATTAACGACGATGTATTAAAAGCACTGATCGATCTTGTTGAGCACTCCTCTCTTCGCCAGCGCCGCGCTCAGATGTTTAGCGGCGACATTGTAAACGTTACAGAGAAACGACCTGTCCTACATACCGCCTTGCGTAACCGCGGCGAAGAACCTGTCATCGTTGATGGCAAGGATGTAATGCCAGAGATTCGTGCGAGCCTAACTAAGCTGAAAGAGTTTAGTGAGAAAGTACGCAGCGGTGAGTGGAAAGGCTTTAAAGGCAACCGTATTACTGACGTCGTAAACATAGGTATAGGTGGTTCTGACCTTGGCCCTAATATGGTGGTACGCGCCCTACTTCAAAATAAACACCCTGACTTGAAGTTCCACTTCATCTCAAACGTAGATGGCCAACATATAAAGAAAGCTTTAAAAGGCCTGGATGCTAAATCGACACTATTTGTTGTCTCTACTAAGACCTTCTCTACCCAAGAGACTCTACTGAACGCTAAAACCGCACGCCGCTGGTTCCGTGAACAGACCGGTGGTCATGAGGACATCAGCCAACACTTTGTAGCGGTTTCAACAAACCAAGCCGCTGCGATGGAGTTTGGTATTGCCCAAGAGAACATCTTTGAATTCTGGGCATGGGTTGGTGGTCGCTACTCGCTTTGGTCATCTATCGGATTACCCATCGCACTATCAATCGGATATGACGCTTTTATAGAGATGCTGGAAGGCGCCTACGAGATGGACCGCCACTTTGTAGAAGCCCCGATGGATAAGAACATGCCTGTGCTTATGGCATTGATTGGCATTTGGCATATCAACTTCCTAGGTGCAGAGACTCAGGCGATTATCCCTTACGACCAAGCGCTGCATCAGCTACCTGCTTTCCTACAGCAGTTGGATATGGAGTCAAACGGCAAGTCAGTTGATATCAATGGAGACCCAGTTGATTACGCAACGGGGCCTATCGTTTGGGGGCAGACTGGCTCTAATGGCCAACACGCCTTCTTCCAGCTTCTGCATCAGGGTACACGCTACGTCCCAATCGACTTTATCGCATCCCTTGAAGCTGATGAGCAGACGGAAGAGCACCACTTCGCACTACTCACTAACATGCTTGCTCAAGCAAACGCATTTATGAATGGTGATGATTCGGATGGCTTGCTTGAGTACCAAACCTGTCCAGGTAACCGCCCGAGTAACGTGATTTTGATGGATAAAATTAGCCCACGCAGCCTAGGTGCACTTATTGCCCTCTACGAACACAAAGTCTTTGTACAAGGGGCAATCTGGAACATCAACTCTTTTGACCAGTGGGGTGTACAGCTTGGTAAGCGCCTAGCGAATGAGATTAGTCATAACATTGGTGAGTCGACTAAGGATTATGACCAGTCTACACAAGGTCTGATGGCGCTTGTTCGCAAACAC includes these proteins:
- the pgi gene encoding glucose-6-phosphate isomerase, producing MNLLSSSVTWKKLQQLANETTNDRIADYFSADKKRFDKMSIRLGELFLDYSKNKINDDVLKALIDLVEHSSLRQRRAQMFSGDIVNVTEKRPVLHTALRNRGEEPVIVDGKDVMPEIRASLTKLKEFSEKVRSGEWKGFKGNRITDVVNIGIGGSDLGPNMVVRALLQNKHPDLKFHFISNVDGQHIKKALKGLDAKSTLFVVSTKTFSTQETLLNAKTARRWFREQTGGHEDISQHFVAVSTNQAAAMEFGIAQENIFEFWAWVGGRYSLWSSIGLPIALSIGYDAFIEMLEGAYEMDRHFVEAPMDKNMPVLMALIGIWHINFLGAETQAIIPYDQALHQLPAFLQQLDMESNGKSVDINGDPVDYATGPIVWGQTGSNGQHAFFQLLHQGTRYVPIDFIASLEADEQTEEHHFALLTNMLAQANAFMNGDDSDGLLEYQTCPGNRPSNVILMDKISPRSLGALIALYEHKVFVQGAIWNINSFDQWGVQLGKRLANEISHNIGESTKDYDQSTQGLMALVRKHMKS